Proteins from one Streptosporangium becharense genomic window:
- a CDS encoding TIGR04500 family putative peptide maturation system protein gives MSETVPPGLLDDALEWLRGLDGVPPERAREWLPELRERHPGVRMRLLWQREAAVDEYHYDLLLPSSEGTVSLAFAPDRVIPWPLRGGQRSGEQLVLRVNGVDITMGQAVSALDVLWEDADLARRLVNAALVDQVLATRQTDLSTDRLQQAMDAFRRARGLLTAEATRRWMAERGVSHARLEEIVAGEAAVADLRREVVEEQPVEDFFAARREEFDRLRVVRLRYADPGRADAVAAFLRDGSAPPDGVDKDADPVALATGEVLAGVATCRMEANGRGDLTALFGAPAAEARAGAVLGPVRLPDGGFCVAYVLVVEPAVLDGVTRGLVERRIFDEWLEEHRRHAHVEWFWGSKARTDEITAELRS, from the coding sequence GTGTCCGAGACGGTGCCCCCCGGGCTTCTCGACGACGCCCTGGAATGGCTGCGCGGACTGGACGGCGTGCCGCCGGAACGTGCCCGCGAGTGGCTGCCGGAGCTGCGTGAACGGCATCCCGGGGTGCGAATGCGACTGCTGTGGCAGCGCGAGGCCGCCGTCGACGAGTACCACTACGACCTGCTGCTCCCCTCGTCCGAGGGGACCGTCTCACTGGCCTTCGCCCCGGACCGGGTGATCCCCTGGCCGCTGCGCGGAGGCCAGCGCTCCGGCGAGCAACTCGTGCTGCGCGTCAACGGCGTCGACATCACCATGGGGCAGGCCGTCTCGGCCCTGGACGTGCTGTGGGAGGACGCCGACCTGGCCCGGCGGCTGGTGAACGCCGCCCTGGTCGACCAGGTCCTGGCCACCCGGCAGACCGACCTGTCCACCGACCGGCTCCAGCAGGCCATGGACGCCTTCCGCCGGGCGCGGGGGCTGCTGACCGCCGAGGCGACGCGGCGGTGGATGGCCGAGCGCGGTGTGAGCCACGCCCGCCTGGAGGAGATCGTGGCGGGCGAGGCGGCGGTGGCGGACCTGCGCCGTGAGGTGGTCGAGGAGCAGCCGGTGGAGGACTTCTTCGCCGCCCGTCGCGAGGAGTTCGACCGGTTGCGCGTGGTCAGGCTGCGGTACGCCGACCCCGGCCGCGCCGACGCCGTCGCGGCCTTCCTGCGCGACGGAAGCGCGCCGCCCGACGGGGTGGACAAGGACGCCGACCCTGTCGCGCTGGCGACCGGGGAGGTGCTGGCGGGTGTGGCCACCTGCCGGATGGAGGCGAACGGCAGGGGTGACCTGACCGCGCTCTTCGGCGCTCCGGCGGCGGAGGCGCGGGCCGGTGCGGTGCTCGGGCCCGTGCGGCTCCCGGACGGCGGCTTCTGCGTCGCGTACGTGCTGGTCGTGGAACCGGCGGTGCTCGACGGGGTGACCCGCGGGCTCGTCGAGAGGCGGATCTTCGACGAGTGGCTGGAGGAGCACCGACGCCACGCCCACGTGGAGTGGTTCTGGGGCAGCAAGGCCCGCACCGACGAGATCACCGCCGAACTGCGTTCCTGA
- a CDS encoding SDR family NAD(P)-dependent oxidoreductase, translating to MRGLTGKRIVICGGATGIGAATAVRLAEEGCRVLIGDVNVAGAEETAGRIIAAGGTALAAGFDLSDEASVRTLMDRAVSDLGGVNGLFNVGADLSPGTIGHDGDLSAMDAAVWRRTLEVNLIGYAHSCRAVIPLLLERGGGAIVNTSSNAAFVGEPLRPAYAASKAGVNALTRHVASRWGKKGIRCNGVSPGMVLSETGMTHMSEEFLAAGLVGTRSTRLGRPSDLAAVVAFLLSDDAEWINGQTWSIDGGGSLRD from the coding sequence ATGCGTGGTCTGACCGGAAAACGGATCGTGATCTGCGGAGGTGCCACCGGCATCGGAGCCGCCACCGCCGTACGGCTCGCCGAGGAGGGGTGCCGTGTCCTGATCGGTGACGTCAACGTCGCGGGAGCCGAGGAGACCGCCGGGCGGATCATCGCGGCCGGCGGCACGGCCTTGGCGGCCGGGTTCGATCTGTCCGACGAGGCGTCCGTGCGCACCCTGATGGACCGGGCGGTCTCCGATCTCGGTGGGGTGAACGGCCTGTTCAACGTGGGCGCCGACCTGTCACCCGGCACCATCGGCCACGACGGCGACCTGTCGGCGATGGACGCGGCCGTCTGGCGGCGCACCCTGGAAGTGAACCTGATCGGCTACGCGCACTCCTGCCGGGCGGTGATCCCGCTGCTGCTGGAACGCGGCGGCGGGGCCATCGTGAACACCTCCTCGAACGCGGCGTTCGTGGGTGAGCCGCTGCGCCCGGCCTACGCCGCGTCCAAGGCGGGCGTGAACGCGCTGACCCGGCACGTCGCCTCCCGCTGGGGCAAGAAGGGCATCCGCTGCAACGGCGTCTCACCCGGCATGGTGCTCAGCGAGACCGGCATGACCCACATGAGCGAGGAGTTCCTGGCCGCCGGGCTGGTCGGCACCCGCAGCACCCGTCTCGGCAGGCCGTCCGACCTGGCGGCCGTGGTGGCCTTCCTGCTGTCCGACGACGCCGAGTGGATCAACGGTCAGACCTGGTCGATCGACGGCGGCGGCTCACTGCGCGACTGA
- a CDS encoding cytochrome P450, whose amino-acid sequence MSDSVPEYPFRNPTALEPPPEWARLRESCPVAPIRLASGDEALLLTRYDDVKQVLSDPRFTRQLDAGDAARVTANESGGVFGADRMGVAAAGGEAHQQWRRLIGRSFTAKRVTAMRPRIEAMAEQLVDAMTAQGAPADLVGALGFPLPVWVICDLLGVPDADRDRFSYWSDTMLSLTRYEQAEIDRSEAAFTAYLQEHIAAKRERPGDDLLSELITIVDAADGRLTEMVMLGTARALLVAGHETTANMIGKMTAMLLADRTRWQELLADPSLVRTAVEEVLRFDANPGFGMPRYLSEEIEVGGRRLPAGTTVVCSMASANRDEQTFDRADTMDLRRSPNAHLAFGVGPYACLGQALARTELQAVLAVLLRRLPGLELAVPPGELPTREGLVVGGLRQVPVRW is encoded by the coding sequence ATGAGTGACTCCGTGCCCGAATATCCCTTCCGGAACCCCACCGCGCTGGAACCTCCGCCGGAGTGGGCCCGGTTGCGGGAAAGCTGCCCGGTGGCGCCGATCCGGCTGGCCAGTGGGGACGAGGCGCTGCTGCTGACCCGCTACGACGACGTCAAGCAGGTGCTGTCCGACCCGCGTTTCACCCGGCAGCTCGACGCCGGTGACGCCGCCCGGGTGACGGCCAATGAGTCCGGGGGCGTGTTCGGCGCCGACCGCATGGGGGTGGCCGCCGCCGGCGGGGAGGCGCACCAGCAGTGGCGGCGGCTGATCGGCCGGTCGTTCACCGCCAAGCGGGTGACGGCCATGCGGCCACGCATCGAGGCGATGGCCGAGCAGCTCGTCGACGCGATGACGGCGCAAGGCGCGCCCGCCGACCTGGTCGGCGCGCTGGGTTTCCCGCTCCCGGTCTGGGTGATCTGCGACCTGCTGGGCGTGCCGGACGCCGACCGCGACCGCTTCTCCTACTGGTCCGACACCATGCTCAGCCTCACCCGCTACGAACAGGCCGAGATCGACCGGTCCGAGGCCGCCTTCACCGCGTACCTCCAGGAGCACATCGCGGCCAAGCGCGAGCGGCCGGGTGACGACCTGCTCAGCGAGTTGATCACGATCGTGGACGCCGCCGACGGCCGGCTGACCGAGATGGTGATGCTGGGCACCGCCCGTGCGCTGCTGGTGGCCGGGCACGAGACCACCGCCAACATGATCGGCAAGATGACGGCGATGCTGCTGGCCGACCGTACGCGCTGGCAGGAGTTGCTGGCCGACCCGTCCCTGGTGCGTACCGCGGTGGAGGAAGTCCTGCGTTTCGACGCCAACCCCGGTTTCGGCATGCCCCGCTACCTGTCGGAGGAGATCGAGGTGGGGGGCCGCAGGCTCCCGGCGGGCACCACCGTGGTGTGCAGCATGGCCTCGGCCAACCGCGACGAGCAGACCTTCGACCGGGCCGACACCATGGACCTGCGCCGTTCGCCGAACGCCCACCTGGCCTTCGGCGTCGGCCCGTACGCCTGCCTGGGGCAGGCCCTGGCGCGCACCGAACTGCAGGCCGTGCTGGCCGTGCTGCTGCGCCGGCTGCCCGGCCTGGAGCTGGCCGTACCCCCCGGTGAGCTGCCCACCCGGGAAGGGCTCGTCGTCGGCGGGTTGCGACAGGTCCCGGTCCGGTGGTGA
- a CDS encoding serine hydrolase domain-containing protein, with the protein MDNRTLTDRLARIVEQGRVPGLHAVVAARHGEVILEHYGEGEDFRMGEPLGHVRFTPDTLHDVRSVTKSVVGLLYGIALADDRVPEPHEPLLRHFPEYPDLVGDPRRAALTIEHALTMTLGLEWDESAPYTSPANSEIAMELAPDRFRYILERPVVEEPGTRWSYCGGASALVARLVERGTGLVLEEFARARLFEPLGIERFEWSTGADGVALAASGLRLTPRGLLAVGRLVLDGGRDVVPASWLAEALYPRVRTDRGSGYGYQWYVGDTWVGAFGNGGQRIYVAPELDLVVAVTAGQYNLPEQPTASVVLEEVVLAGCSAS; encoded by the coding sequence ATGGACAACCGAACGCTCACCGACCGTCTCGCCCGGATCGTCGAACAGGGCCGGGTGCCCGGCCTGCATGCCGTCGTCGCCGCCCGGCACGGCGAAGTGATCCTCGAACACTACGGTGAGGGTGAGGACTTCAGGATGGGCGAGCCGCTCGGGCACGTGCGGTTCACCCCCGACACGCTCCATGACGTCCGCTCGGTCACCAAGAGCGTCGTCGGCCTGCTGTACGGGATCGCCCTGGCCGACGACCGGGTGCCGGAACCGCACGAGCCGCTGCTGCGGCACTTCCCGGAGTATCCGGACCTGGTCGGTGATCCCCGGCGTGCCGCGCTGACCATCGAGCACGCGCTCACCATGACGCTCGGCCTGGAGTGGGACGAGAGTGCCCCCTACACGAGCCCGGCCAACAGTGAGATCGCGATGGAGCTCGCCCCCGACCGCTTCCGCTACATCCTGGAGCGGCCGGTCGTGGAGGAGCCCGGCACGCGCTGGTCGTACTGCGGAGGCGCGTCGGCGCTGGTGGCGCGGCTCGTGGAGAGGGGCACCGGGCTGGTGTTGGAGGAGTTCGCGCGCGCCAGGCTGTTCGAGCCGCTGGGGATCGAGCGCTTCGAGTGGTCGACCGGCGCCGACGGGGTGGCGCTGGCCGCCTCCGGCCTGCGGCTCACCCCGCGCGGTCTCCTGGCGGTCGGGCGGCTCGTGCTCGACGGGGGCCGCGACGTCGTGCCCGCGTCCTGGCTGGCGGAGGCGCTGTACCCGCGCGTGCGGACGGACAGGGGTTCCGGCTACGGCTACCAGTGGTACGTGGGTGACACATGGGTGGGGGCGTTCGGCAACGGCGGCCAGCGGATCTACGTGGCACCCGAGCTGGACCTGGTGGTCGCCGTCACCGCGGGGCAGTACAACTTGCCCGAGCAGCCGACCGCCTCGGTGGTACTGGAGGAGGTCGTCCTGGCGGGATGCTCGGCAAGCTGA
- a CDS encoding serine/threonine-protein kinase, which translates to MSEDLPRVLAGRYRLLSPLGEGGTSTVRRAWDESLDRAVAIRDVVPPAWMPAESRELWLRRIPLEMRPMTRVKSHSGIVAVHDVVEEDGLPWIVMDLVEGPSLARVIETEGRLDEVRVAEIGLQVITALAWMSETYGILHQDVRPSNILFEDGRVMLTGFWISAVVRGVIDCSFEHLTDVLPYLAPERILSQRPSTSADLWAMGVTLYEAVEGRRPFEEESTMGTLAAVVFRPPAPTRYADRLRPVIEGLLRKDPAERLTVAQATALLSQVATEAPLDGPSEVATGAPPDGPSQMTAETPPDRPSEAATEAPAGRPRRLRLGRPFSRGAGRRPGWP; encoded by the coding sequence ATGTCCGAAGATCTCCCGCGTGTGCTGGCGGGCCGGTACCGGCTGCTGTCTCCGCTCGGTGAAGGCGGCACGAGCACCGTCCGACGAGCCTGGGACGAGTCGCTCGACCGGGCGGTGGCGATCAGGGATGTGGTGCCGCCCGCCTGGATGCCCGCCGAGAGCCGTGAGTTGTGGCTGCGGCGTATCCCTCTCGAGATGCGTCCGATGACCAGGGTGAAGAGCCATTCCGGCATCGTCGCGGTCCACGACGTCGTCGAGGAGGACGGCCTGCCGTGGATCGTCATGGATCTCGTCGAAGGGCCGTCCCTGGCCCGGGTGATCGAGACCGAGGGCCGGCTGGACGAGGTCAGGGTCGCGGAGATCGGGCTACAGGTGATCACCGCGTTGGCCTGGATGAGCGAGACGTACGGCATCCTGCACCAGGATGTCAGACCTTCCAACATCCTCTTCGAGGACGGCCGGGTGATGCTGACCGGTTTCTGGATCTCCGCGGTCGTCCGCGGGGTCATCGACTGCTCATTCGAGCATCTGACCGACGTTCTCCCCTACCTCGCGCCCGAACGGATCCTCAGCCAGCGCCCCTCCACGTCCGCCGACCTGTGGGCGATGGGCGTGACGCTGTACGAGGCGGTCGAGGGCCGCAGGCCGTTCGAGGAGGAGAGCACAATGGGCACGCTCGCGGCGGTCGTTTTCCGACCGCCGGCCCCCACCCGGTACGCGGACCGGCTCCGGCCGGTGATCGAGGGCCTGCTCCGGAAGGACCCCGCCGAACGGCTGACGGTCGCCCAGGCGACGGCGCTGCTCTCCCAGGTGGCCACCGAAGCGCCACTGGACGGCCCCTCAGAGGTGGCCACCGGAGCACCACCGGACGGTCCCTCCCAGATGACCGCCGAGACCCCACCGGACCGTCCCTCCGAAGCGGCCACCGAGGCTCCAGCGGGCCGTCCGAGGAGGCTCCGGCTCGGCCGGCCGTTCTCGCGCGGTGCCGGCCGACGGCCGGGTTGGCCCTGA
- a CDS encoding PHP domain-containing protein, translating into MRIDLHTHSTASDGTDSPEALVKKAAWAGLGAVALTDHDTTTGWDAAGAALPPGLTLVRGAELSSRWYGEEAAIEMHLLAYLFDPGHEPLAAELSRVRRSREERAESMVALLNADGIDVTVSEVREYAAGGTVGRPHLARALIRRGLVATVDEAFTPEWLGRRYRLAKADIDAFAAIRLVREAGGVPVLAHPRASSRGRILPDTAIAELAAAGLWGIEADHMNHAEADRTHIRSLARDLGLRVTGSSDYHGTNKTIGLGDFTTDPDVYEDLVATATGTVPLTGA; encoded by the coding sequence ATGCGGATCGACCTTCACACTCACTCCACGGCCAGCGACGGCACCGACTCCCCCGAAGCCCTGGTGAAGAAGGCGGCCTGGGCGGGGCTCGGCGCGGTGGCGCTCACCGACCACGACACGACCACCGGTTGGGACGCCGCCGGGGCCGCGCTGCCCCCGGGCCTGACGCTGGTGCGCGGCGCCGAACTGTCGAGCCGGTGGTACGGGGAGGAGGCCGCGATCGAGATGCACCTGCTCGCCTACCTGTTCGACCCCGGCCACGAGCCGCTGGCCGCCGAGCTGAGCCGGGTGCGCCGGTCCAGGGAGGAACGGGCGGAGAGCATGGTGGCGCTGCTGAACGCCGACGGCATCGACGTCACGGTCTCCGAGGTGCGCGAGTACGCCGCCGGTGGCACCGTCGGCCGCCCCCACCTCGCGCGGGCGCTCATCCGGCGCGGCCTGGTCGCGACCGTCGACGAGGCGTTCACCCCCGAGTGGCTGGGCCGTCGCTACCGCCTGGCCAAGGCCGACATCGACGCGTTCGCCGCGATCCGCCTGGTACGCGAGGCCGGCGGCGTGCCGGTGCTGGCACACCCCAGGGCGAGCAGCCGGGGACGTATCCTGCCCGACACGGCGATCGCCGAGCTTGCGGCGGCCGGCTTGTGGGGCATCGAGGCCGACCACATGAACCACGCGGAGGCCGACCGGACGCACATCCGTTCCCTCGCCCGCGACCTGGGGCTGCGGGTGACCGGCTCCAGCGACTACCACGGCACCAACAAGACCATCGGGCTGGGCGACTTCACCACCGACCCGGACGTCTACGAGGACCTGGTCGCCACCGCGACCGGCACCGTGCCCCTCACCGGAGCGTGA
- a CDS encoding D-isomer specific 2-hydroxyacid dehydrogenase family protein, translating into MDARIAIAPSPEMGAAYDRPNSPALGRLRARVEEAVAAGGGAVVAPGEANGLVWLIPGEPEPLRSLLDDHPGIGWVQFPWAGVERFAVTDVFHRPVTFTCAKGSFAGQVAEHALMLMLACLRNLARQARTPRWHPIDPVSLGGRRVTILGGGGIAAELVRILRPFDCRLTVVRRRPEKVEGADETLSSSALHSVLPETDILVLALALTAETRHVVGAAELALLPQHAAVVNVARGAHIDTGALVEALRAGTISAAGLDVTDPEPLPEGHPLWDDPRVLITSHCADSAEYVTRMFCERVERNVRNLREGRPLEGAIDPAAGY; encoded by the coding sequence ATGGATGCCCGTATCGCGATAGCCCCTTCCCCGGAGATGGGGGCGGCCTACGACCGTCCCAACTCCCCCGCTCTCGGCCGCCTGCGTGCCCGGGTCGAGGAGGCCGTCGCCGCCGGGGGCGGGGCCGTCGTCGCGCCGGGTGAGGCGAACGGGCTGGTGTGGCTCATCCCCGGCGAACCGGAGCCGCTGCGGTCGCTCCTGGACGACCACCCGGGGATCGGGTGGGTGCAGTTCCCCTGGGCCGGGGTGGAGAGGTTCGCGGTGACCGACGTGTTCCACCGGCCGGTGACGTTTACCTGCGCCAAGGGGTCGTTCGCCGGGCAGGTCGCCGAGCACGCGCTCATGCTGATGCTGGCCTGCCTGCGCAACCTCGCCCGGCAGGCGCGCACCCCGCGCTGGCACCCGATCGATCCCGTGTCCCTGGGCGGGCGGCGGGTGACGATCCTCGGCGGGGGCGGCATCGCCGCGGAACTCGTCCGGATCCTGCGACCGTTCGACTGCCGCCTCACCGTGGTCCGCAGGCGGCCCGAGAAGGTCGAGGGGGCCGACGAGACGCTGTCGTCCTCCGCCCTGCACTCCGTGCTCCCCGAGACCGACATCCTGGTGCTGGCCCTCGCGCTGACCGCCGAGACCAGGCACGTCGTCGGCGCCGCCGAGCTGGCGCTGCTGCCTCAGCACGCCGCCGTCGTCAACGTCGCCCGCGGCGCGCACATCGACACCGGCGCGCTCGTCGAGGCACTGCGCGCGGGAACGATCTCCGCCGCCGGGCTGGACGTGACCGACCCCGAACCACTCCCCGAGGGGCACCCGCTCTGGGACGACCCCAGGGTCCTCATCACCTCGCACTGCGCGGACTCCGCCGAGTACGTCACCCGGATGTTCTGCGAGCGGGTCGAGCGGAACGTGCGCAACCTGCGGGAGGGACGGCCCTTGGAAGGGGCGATCGACCCGGCCGCGGGGTACTGA